A region from the bacterium genome encodes:
- a CDS encoding MerR family transcriptional regulator — translation MIKQKLLNSFKNKEYSTLDELVIVAAQIIPHIASEQKRYRVSVYPDERTVRYYINEGLVDKPYEVSESSSRFTYRHLLQILIIKHLQAQYLSLNKIKDMIKDMEEERMEELIISGQNGYSEYSRLVSPMDRKQKFLNENKIEAIFREKVSFKKVKEELKVSQEWLRVVVKEGVELNIRTDIIKGSREDKEEFLEKIAARLRIYLDTEKNR, via the coding sequence ATGATTAAACAAAAACTTCTAAATTCCTTTAAAAATAAAGAGTATTCTACCTTAGATGAACTTGTAATAGTAGCGGCTCAAATAATTCCACACATAGCAAGCGAACAGAAAAGGTACCGTGTTTCTGTCTATCCTGATGAAAGGACAGTTCGGTATTATATCAATGAAGGGCTTGTTGACAAACCTTACGAAGTTTCGGAGAGTTCTTCTCGTTTTACATATAGACATCTTTTACAAATACTGATTATAAAACATCTTCAAGCACAATACCTATCTCTCAATAAAATTAAAGATATGATTAAAGATATGGAAGAAGAAAGAATGGAAGAACTAATTATAAGCGGACAAAACGGATATTCTGAATACTCTCGTTTGGTATCACCAATGGACAGAAAACAAAAATTCCTTAATGAAAATAAAATAGAGGCTATATTTAGAGAAAAGGTATCTTTTAAGAAAGTGAAAGAAGAATTAAAAGTATCTCAGGAGTGGTTAAGAGTGGTTGTAAAAGAGGGAGTAGAATTAAATATAAGAACCGATATTATCAAGGGTAGCAGAGAAGATAAAGAAGAGTTTCTTGAGAAGATTGCAGCTAGGTTAAGAATATACCTTGATACGGAGAAAAACAGGTAA
- a CDS encoding hemerythrin domain-containing protein, whose amino-acid sequence MIATENLKDEHKGINLMLNIMEGICKKLQKGEKVDTSHLDSILEFLQIFVDKCHHTKEEDILFPAILQTEQGSTLQDSIDILNKEHTKGRRAVKNISNSILEYKKGRADTSEMEENISKYAHHLRKHIDKENYFFFPIADILLNLEMQKELFKEFDIIEVEKIGVGKHDEFHHLLDTLKKIYL is encoded by the coding sequence GAACATAAAGGTATAAATCTTATGCTAAACATAATGGAAGGTATATGCAAAAAACTTCAAAAAGGAGAAAAAGTTGACACTTCACATCTTGACAGTATTCTTGAATTTTTGCAAATCTTTGTAGACAAGTGTCATCATACCAAAGAAGAAGATATCCTTTTCCCTGCTATTTTACAAACAGAACAGGGTAGCACTCTTCAAGACTCGATAGATATTTTAAATAAAGAACATACAAAAGGCCGCAGAGCAGTAAAAAATATATCTAACTCTATCTTAGAATATAAAAAAGGTAGAGCAGATACCTCAGAAATGGAAGAAAATATTTCAAAATATGCCCACCACCTAAGAAAACATATAGATAAAGAAAACTATTTTTTCTTTCCCATTGCAGATATCCTCTTAAACTTGGAAATGCAAAAAGAACTTTTTAAAGAGTTTGATATAATAGAGGTAGAAAAAATTGGAGTAGGCAAACACGATGAGTTCCATCATCTCCTTGATACTCTAAAGAAAATATACCTTTGA